From a region of the Cololabis saira isolate AMF1-May2022 chromosome 8, fColSai1.1, whole genome shotgun sequence genome:
- the rfesd gene encoding Rieske domain-containing protein isoform X1 has translation MEDNLLQTFKVAVVPARFTEPMEGKQQSSGDLHFVGRRDELIEAKRSCRTIDDRDILIVYHQGAFYAMDSYCYHAGGKLQNGDIEDINGKLCIICPKHKYKISLAEGEGFYKGTDTRKKPPVRTWFSKGVKQRTHTVTETNGEIYVRLSGHAGWIDSDYYQGELGKEQRAKADATEEETPETDSDE, from the exons GTTGCGGTTGTTCCTGCCAGGTTCACAGAGCCAATGGAGGGGAAGCAGCAGTCGTCAGGAGATCTTCACTTTGTGGGCAGGAGGGATGAACTTATTGAAGCAAAGCGCTCATGCAGAACAATAGACGATCGAGATATACTGATTGTCTACCATCAGGGTGCCTTCTATGCAATGGACTCTTATTGTTATC ATGCTGGAGGGAAGCTGCAGAACGGGGATATTGAG gaCATTAATGGCAAGCTGTGCATAATTTGTCCAAAGCACAAGTACAAGATCTCTTTAGCCGAAGGTGAGGGCTTCTACAAGGGCACAGACACCAGGAAAAAGCCACCTGTGCGCACATGGTTCTCCAAGGGCGTGAAGCAGCGGACCCACACGGTGACAGAGACCAACGGGGAAATCTATGTCAGGCTGTCAGGCCACGCAGGCTGGATCGACTCAGACTACTACCAAGGAGAACTAGGCAAGGAGCAGAGAGCCAAAGCTGATGCAACCGAAGAGGAAACACCCGAGACAGACAGTGACGAATGA
- the rfesd gene encoding Rieske domain-containing protein isoform X2, giving the protein MEDNLLQTFKVAVVPARFTEPMEGKQQSSGDLHFVGRRDELIEAKRSCRTIDDRDILIVYHQGAFYAMDSYCYHAGGKLQNGDIEHKYKISLAEGEGFYKGTDTRKKPPVRTWFSKGVKQRTHTVTETNGEIYVRLSGHAGWIDSDYYQGELGKEQRAKADATEEETPETDSDE; this is encoded by the exons GTTGCGGTTGTTCCTGCCAGGTTCACAGAGCCAATGGAGGGGAAGCAGCAGTCGTCAGGAGATCTTCACTTTGTGGGCAGGAGGGATGAACTTATTGAAGCAAAGCGCTCATGCAGAACAATAGACGATCGAGATATACTGATTGTCTACCATCAGGGTGCCTTCTATGCAATGGACTCTTATTGTTATC ATGCTGGAGGGAAGCTGCAGAACGGGGATATTGAG CACAAGTACAAGATCTCTTTAGCCGAAGGTGAGGGCTTCTACAAGGGCACAGACACCAGGAAAAAGCCACCTGTGCGCACATGGTTCTCCAAGGGCGTGAAGCAGCGGACCCACACGGTGACAGAGACCAACGGGGAAATCTATGTCAGGCTGTCAGGCCACGCAGGCTGGATCGACTCAGACTACTACCAAGGAGAACTAGGCAAGGAGCAGAGAGCCAAAGCTGATGCAACCGAAGAGGAAACACCCGAGACAGACAGTGACGAATGA
- the rfesd gene encoding Rieske domain-containing protein isoform X3, protein MEGKQQSSGDLHFVGRRDELIEAKRSCRTIDDRDILIVYHQGAFYAMDSYCYHAGGKLQNGDIEDINGKLCIICPKHKYKISLAEGEGFYKGTDTRKKPPVRTWFSKGVKQRTHTVTETNGEIYVRLSGHAGWIDSDYYQGELGKEQRAKADATEEETPETDSDE, encoded by the exons ATGGAGGGGAAGCAGCAGTCGTCAGGAGATCTTCACTTTGTGGGCAGGAGGGATGAACTTATTGAAGCAAAGCGCTCATGCAGAACAATAGACGATCGAGATATACTGATTGTCTACCATCAGGGTGCCTTCTATGCAATGGACTCTTATTGTTATC ATGCTGGAGGGAAGCTGCAGAACGGGGATATTGAG gaCATTAATGGCAAGCTGTGCATAATTTGTCCAAAGCACAAGTACAAGATCTCTTTAGCCGAAGGTGAGGGCTTCTACAAGGGCACAGACACCAGGAAAAAGCCACCTGTGCGCACATGGTTCTCCAAGGGCGTGAAGCAGCGGACCCACACGGTGACAGAGACCAACGGGGAAATCTATGTCAGGCTGTCAGGCCACGCAGGCTGGATCGACTCAGACTACTACCAAGGAGAACTAGGCAAGGAGCAGAGAGCCAAAGCTGATGCAACCGAAGAGGAAACACCCGAGACAGACAGTGACGAATGA